The Amycolatopsis nigrescens CSC17Ta-90 genomic interval TCACGTTCGTCGGCCCGCCGGCGCCGACCATGGCACGGCTTGGCGACAAGCTGCGGGCCAGGATGCTGATGGCAGAGGCGGGCCTGCCGCTGCTGCCCGGCAGCCTGGCCGCCACCGCCGGCGAGCACGCGTTCGAGCTCGCCGGGCAGATCGGCTACCCGGTGATCATCAAGGCGTCCGCGGGCGGTGGCGGCCGGGGCATGCGGGTGGTCGAGCGGCCGGACGAGTTCGTCGAGGCGTACCGGGAGACCAAGGCGACCGCGCAGGCGGTCTTCGGTGACGGCGGGGTGTATCTGGAGAAGTACCTGCCGGACACCCGGCACGTGGAGATCCAGATCCTCCGCGACCGGTACGGCAATGCGGTGCACCTCGGCGAGCGGGACTGCACCGTGCAGCGCCGCCACCAGAAGCTGGTCGAGGAGTCGCCCGCACCCCGGCTGTCCGCCGAACTCGTCGAGGAGATGGCCGCCTCGGCGCTGCGGGGCGCCGAAGCGGCGGGCTACGAAGGAGCCGGCACCTTCGAGTTCCTGGTGACGCCGGACGGTGGCTACTACTTCATCGAGGTCAACTGCCGCGTGCAGGTCGAGCACCCGGTGACCGAGATGGTGACCGGGGTGGACATCGTGCAGCAGCAGCTCCGGATCGCCGCCGGCGACCCGCTCGGCTTCGGCCAGCGGGACGTCTCCCCGCGCGGCGTCGCCATCGAGTGCCGGATCAACGCGGAGGATCCGGATCGGGCCTTCGTGCCGACCCCGGGCGTGCTCCGCGAGTTCGAACCGGCTGCCGGGCCGTTCGTCCGGGTGGACACCCACGTGCGTGCCGGCAGTGTGGTGCCGCCCGATTACGACTCGCTGCTGGCCAAGCTGATCGTCTGGGCACCGGACCGGTCCGGTGCGATCGCCAGGATGTCCCGTGCACTGCGCGAGTTCCGGATCGACGGCGAGAACCTGTGCACCACCCAGCGGTTCCTGCTGGACGTGCTCGACCATCCGCGCTTCGTGGCGGCGACTCACAACAGCGCGTTCGTCGACGAGATGCCGGGCACGACCGGAGCACCCCGGCCGGGCGAAGGGGGAGGTGCGGGTAGGTGACCAGTCAACAGATACAGCTGCTGTTCGTGGATCTGGCGCTGATCGTGCTGCTTGCCAGGGGGCTCGGTGCACTGGCGGGGCGGCTGGGTCAGCCGCCCGTGGTGGGGGAGATCCTGGCAGGCATCCTGCTCGGGCCCACGCTGCTGAACGGGGCCGTCTCCGCGATCCTGTTCCCGCCGGACGTCCGCCCGCTGCTCTCGGCGTTGGCCGACGTAGGGGTGGCGCTGTTCATGTTCACCATCGGGCTCGGCGTGGAGCAGCACGGGCTGCGCAACCGGGGCCGGTTGGCCGCGGGGGCGACGCTGGGCTCCACGCTGGTCCCGTTCGGGCTCGGGATCGGTCTGGCGTTCTTCTTGCTGCGCAACGAGAACACCGGCCACCCCGGTGCGTTCGTGGTGTTCGTCGGGCTGGCCGTCTCGGTGACCGCCTTCCCGGTGCTGGCCAGGATATTGGCCGACCGGGGGCTGGCAAGGACGGCGCTCGGCGGGAT includes:
- a CDS encoding acetyl-CoA carboxylase biotin carboxylase subunit; protein product: MKKVLIANRGEIALRVVRACQEMGLRSVVVHSTRDRDTAAVRLCDESVQIGPPPPKKSYLNSAAVLEAAIRTGADAVHPGYGFLSEDPDFAEACESLGITFVGPPAPTMARLGDKLRARMLMAEAGLPLLPGSLAATAGEHAFELAGQIGYPVIIKASAGGGGRGMRVVERPDEFVEAYRETKATAQAVFGDGGVYLEKYLPDTRHVEIQILRDRYGNAVHLGERDCTVQRRHQKLVEESPAPRLSAELVEEMAASALRGAEAAGYEGAGTFEFLVTPDGGYYFIEVNCRVQVEHPVTEMVTGVDIVQQQLRIAAGDPLGFGQRDVSPRGVAIECRINAEDPDRAFVPTPGVLREFEPAAGPFVRVDTHVRAGSVVPPDYDSLLAKLIVWAPDRSGAIARMSRALREFRIDGENLCTTQRFLLDVLDHPRFVAATHNSAFVDEMPGTTGAPRPGEGGGAGR